DNA from Candidatus Baltobacteraceae bacterium:
TAATAGTTCACACGCGGCACTAACTCAAGTGGACGGGCAACATCATAGAGTTTTCCCAAGGTACGAGTGATGTGTTATAATAGGCACTCAGGCGGCCGCTGAATAAAGCCCATAGCGGCAGCGACGTCGGCGTACCAAAAGGGGGTGCCATGCGATGGTCGAGGATGCAATCAAGGAACTAGATTCCATGAAAGGTGTCATGGAGAGTCTTGCACAGCTAAGTGATGATTCCGCCAGAAGGGTCTTAGTGTGGGTCTGCGAACGCTATGACTTGGCGCCGGCGGCGAAGCGTAAGATCGCTTTCCGAGGTGCTGACGCAGACGCCAGTATCGAGGAATTTCAAGACTTAGCCAGCTTATACGCCGCCGCGGCACCTAAGACCGAGACCCAAAAAGTACTCGTAGCGGGCTACTTCTTCCAAAAAATTAAAGGAAATTCTGATCTCGATTCGGGCTTGCTTAATCGTGAGCTTCGTCATCTCGGTCATTCCATTAGCAACATCACATCGGCCTTTTCAAGCTTGATGAAGCAAAAGCCGCAGCTTGCGATCCAAACTCATAAAACGGGCGCTAGCCGCCAGGGGCGCAAGAAGTACCGTCTGACGGTCGCGGGCTTAAGCTCCGTAGAAAACCTGCTGGGGCGGGCAGGGGACGGGTTCAACGGCGGGGCTTTGGTCGATGAAGAAGCCGCAGAGTGAAGTAGCCGTACGGGCGGCTTTGGTAAATTCGGTCGCGCCCGATCTGATAGACGAATTTCTCCGCCACTTTGCCCAGCTACGGTCCGACGTGGTGACGCAAACCCTCGAGCGCGCGTCGGCTGGCAAAGTGGTGGAGACGTTTGTGCAGATCTTGCAATGGGTGGAGCGAGGGTCGTACGAGGCAAACCCCGACGTCAATTCGTATCTACGGTCCGTCGAGACCAGAGCAGGATTAGACGAAGGACTACGCATTTGTGGCTGTCGGCTAGCTCGGGCAATGTATTCCATTCGCAACAAGCGCGATATTGCGCATACGTCCACCGTCAAAGCGAGCCTGGGGGACCTGCAGCTCCTGTACTCATGTGCCCGGTGGCTGCTAACGGAGCTCTTACGAACCTTAGGTAAGTGTTCAATTCGCGAAGCAGAAACTCTAACGGATTGCTACGTTGGTCGGATTTCCCCGCTGGTGGATCGCTCGGAGCAGAAGGTGCTTCTGCTCGCCGACGTGACGGCCACAGAGGAGATATTACTCCGCCTTCACCACAGCTATCCAGATGCTGTTTCCATCGAGGACATTTGCCAATCTTTGGATCGACGGAAGAGCGCTTCCGTAAGGCGTCTAGTTCAGAGGCTTTGGGCGCAGCGAGATATTGAGGGTAGTAAAGGAGACGGGTATCGTCTTACAGATAAGGGTCTATCTCGCGTGGGTGACATTCTAAGGCGCGTGGCATAGACGCCTGACACCGAGTTACGGACATTTGGCGCCCTAACTATTTAACAAACCTCGGGTAACGACATCGTACCTAGAAGGAGCCAACCATGCCGAAATACGTCATCGAGCGGGAGATTCCGGGTGCCGGCAAACTGTCGGCCGACGAGCTGAAAGCGATTTCGCAGAAGTCGTGCGGTGTACTTCAGGATCTCGGGCCGCAAATTCAATGGGTGCAGAGCTTCGTGACCGGCGACAAAATCTATTGCGTCTACATCGCCCCGAACGAAGGGATGGTGCTCGAGCACGCAAAGCAGGGCGGATTTCCTGCAAATCGCGTCTCGGAAGTCAAAGCCGTCATCGATCCGACGACGTCGGAGTAACGGACGGACGCGCCGATGACCTCACGAACCGCAGCGACGCTGCACGTGACCAACGGCGATTCGGTCCTCTATACGTTCAAGAAGGCGGGTATCACCGGCACGCATCTCGCGTGGCGCGACTCGTTGCACGAGGGGCCGGTGCGCGACGGCTCGCTCGAGGGGACGAGCGCGTATCGCGCGCAGTACGCCGCGGTGCGCGGCTACGGAAATCCAATCAAAATCATCCGCGACTTCGAGCGCCGCGACGCGCAGATGCGCAAGGCGTCGGAGTTCGAAGAAGTCGTCCTGTGGTTCGAACACGATCTCTACGATCAGCTGCAGGTGCTGCAAGTGCTCACGGCGCTCGAGGTACTCGATCTCGAGCCGGGGCGTGTTTCAATCGTCCAGAGCGATCACTATCTCGGGACGATGACCGCCGACGAGCTATCGCCCTTGCTGGCCAAGCGGCGCACCGTGACCACCGCTACGTTTCGCTCCGCACGCCGGGCGTGGGAACGTTTTACGTCGGCATCTCCTCTCGATCTCTACGTCGCTTCGAAGGAAGATGCCATCGGGTTGCCGTTCTTGCGTGCGGCTTTGCAGCGACTGTGCGAGGAGTATCCGTGGACGCGCGACGGGCTGTCGCGGTCGCAACGGCAAGCCCTTCAGGCCGTCGCGCAGGGACCGGCTCCCGAGCTAGGACTGTTTCGCCGGGCGCAGGCACGTGAAGAAGCGGCGTTCATGGGCGATGCCGTGTTTTCGAAAATCGTCGACGATCTTCGAAACTCGCCGGCGCCGTTGATCGAGACGCAAGACGATGCGTTCGCGGTGACGGCGCTCGGGCGCCGGGTTCTCGCGGGGGAAGCCGATTGGATCGAGGTCGCCGGCATCGATCGCTGGATCGGCGGCGTGCACCTGAGCGCCTCGAGCGTCACTCGCTGGGACGACGAGAAAGGACAGTTTATTGGAGCTAGTTCCTAACAGGCCGCGGTAGGGGGAGGGCGAATCTAGCAGACCCTATGTCGCAAGACGAACTAACCAT
Protein-coding regions in this window:
- a CDS encoding DUF4242 domain-containing protein, which encodes MPKYVIEREIPGAGKLSADELKAISQKSCGVLQDLGPQIQWVQSFVTGDKIYCVYIAPNEGMVLEHAKQGGFPANRVSEVKAVIDPTTSE
- a CDS encoding DUF1835 domain-containing protein, translated to MTSRTAATLHVTNGDSVLYTFKKAGITGTHLAWRDSLHEGPVRDGSLEGTSAYRAQYAAVRGYGNPIKIIRDFERRDAQMRKASEFEEVVLWFEHDLYDQLQVLQVLTALEVLDLEPGRVSIVQSDHYLGTMTADELSPLLAKRRTVTTATFRSARRAWERFTSASPLDLYVASKEDAIGLPFLRAALQRLCEEYPWTRDGLSRSQRQALQAVAQGPAPELGLFRRAQAREEAAFMGDAVFSKIVDDLRNSPAPLIETQDDAFAVTALGRRVLAGEADWIEVAGIDRWIGGVHLSASSVTRWDDEKGQFIGASS